A genome region from Arachis duranensis cultivar V14167 chromosome 6, aradu.V14167.gnm2.J7QH, whole genome shotgun sequence includes the following:
- the LOC107494958 gene encoding probable inactive receptor kinase At2g26730, whose translation MERNSFWVSFIASLFLLRIVNCVDDEVKSTMILFLAQLSGNDSHQNFTLNWKLGSDPCIDQWQGVECDTKNSSIKNLLLDKLSLSGTLDVAMLCNLHPLAASLTYLSLDGNGVHGGIPEEIGSCKQLTQLHLSGNQFSGTLPSSLSKLNNLKSLDISNNKISGQLHPDLARISTLNMFLAQNNQLSGEIPPFNFSNFDRFDVSFNNFSGVIPDIHGHFTSESFLGNPQLCGDPLPKSCTSSPVPASKDSEERKESPGPAAAAGDNSDEEPKKSLKGPSKEQILMYSGYAAIGALVILLIVWKLCRRKKKEKRIEALNEKVVTQSSAQKASHVSSEYRAGVSRSDFSLTSESSMVSQSLVVLSNSRTTVVVKRIIDRSVPGRDFKQRMQILSQVKHPYVLSPLAFYCSKQEKLLVYEYQQNGSLFKLLHGAQKSFDWSSRLGIAATTAEALAFMHQELGQQGISHGNLKSSNILLNKNMEPCISEYGVMGGDDDQQQQQHSSSFVSPFTSMSSSDHAAFKADVYGFGVILLELLTGKLVKSEGMELTEWVQSVVREEWTGEVFDRTLISEYASEERMVNLLQVAIRCVNRSPEARPSINQVALIINTIKEEEEKSLIYQV comes from the exons atggAGAGAAATTCTTTCTGGGTATCCTTCATTGCATCCCTTTTCCTCCTAAGAATCGTTAATTGTGTTGATGATGAGGTCAAGAGCACAATGATACTCTTtcttgcacaactctctggcAATGATAGTCATCAGAACTTCACTTTGAATTGGAAACTAGGCTCTGATCCCTGCATAGATCAATGGCAAGGTGTAGAGTGTGATACTAAAAACTCATCCATCAAGAATTTGCTTCTTGACAAGCTAAGCTTATCTGGAACTCTTGATGTTGCTATGCTTTGCAACTTGCATCCCCTGGCTGCATCTCTCACTTATCTTAGTCTCGACGGCAACGGCGTCCACGGAGGCATCCCGGAAGAGATTGGAAGCTGCAAACAACTCACTCAACTACACTTAAGCGGAAACCAATTTTCTGGAACCCTTCCTAGTTCACTTTCCAAGTTAAACAATTTAAAGAGTCTTGATATATCTAACAACAAAATTTCGGGACAGTTACATCCTGATTTGGCTAGAATCTCAACGCTGAATATGTTCCTAGCACAGAATAATCAGCTCAGTGGAGAAATTCCGCCGTTTAATTTCTCTAATTTCGACCGGTTCGATGTCTCCTTCAACAATTTCAGTGGAGTTATTCCAGATATACATGGACATTTCACCTCTGAAAGCTTCCTCGGTAACCCTCAACTCTGTGGTGATCCATTACCAAAGAGTTGCACCAGCTCGCCGGTGCCTGCTAGCAAAGATTCCGAAGAACGGAAGGAATCGCCGGGGCCTGCAGCCGCTGCCGGCGATAATTCTGATGAAGAACCAAAGAAATCATTAAAGGGCCCTTCAAAAGAGCAGATTCTTATGTATTCAGGCTATGCGGCGATTGGAGCTTTAGTGATCCTTTTAATTGTGTGGAAGCTGtgcagaagaaaaaagaaagaaaagagaattgaaGCATTGAATGAGAAAGTTGTAACTCAAAGTAGTGCTCAAAAAGCTAGCCATGTTTCAAGTGAATACAGAGCAGGAGTAAGCCGATCGGACTTCTCATTAACTTCGGAGAGCAGCATGGTTTCGCAATCACTCGTGGTTCTTTCGAATTCGAGGACAACGGTGGTTGTGAAAAGGATCATCGATAGGTCTGTTCCCGGCCGTGATTTCAAGCAAAGAATGCAGATTTTGAGTCAAGTGAAGCATCCTTATGTGCTCTCACCTCTTGCTTTCTATTGCTCCAAGCAAGAGAAGCTTTTGGTCTATGAATATCAGCAAAATGGAAGTTTATTTAAGCTTCTACACG GTGCCCAAAAATCCTTTGACTGGAGCAGCAGGCTTGGAATTGCAGCTACGACCGCTGAGGCATTAGCTTTCATGCATCAAGAGCTTGGGCAACAAGGTATCTCACATGGCAACCTAAAATCATCCAACATTTTGCTAAACAAGAACATGGAGCCATGCATAAGTGAGTATGGTGTGATGGGTGGAGACGAcgaccaacaacaacaacaacatagttCATCTTTTGTTAGTCCTTTCACTTCCATGTCATCATCAGATCACGCCGCCTTCAAGGCCGATGTCTATGGATTCGGCGTCATTCTGCTCGAACTACTCACCGGAAAGTTGGTAAAGAGCGAAGGGATGGAACTGACGGAGTGGGTTCAGTCTGTTGTGAGGGAAGAATGGACGGGTGAAGTGTTTGATAGGACTCTGATATCAGAGTATGCAAGTGAAGAAAGGATGGTGAATTTGCTTCAGGTCGCTATAAGGTGTGTTAATCGTTCCCCTGAGGCTAGGCCAAGTATCAACCAAGTTGCTCTAATCATTAACACTataaaggaggaagaagaaaagtctTTGATTTA